The following are from one region of the Gadus chalcogrammus isolate NIFS_2021 chromosome 19, NIFS_Gcha_1.0, whole genome shotgun sequence genome:
- the cplx4a gene encoding complexin-4a has translation MAFLIKSMIGNPLSGIGLGGGGDKEEEAAPTDPAKAAGMTREEYEEYQKQVVEEKMERDADFLHKKAERATLRVCLRDKYRLPKSEQDDNMIEMAGDDVDVPEELLKMVDEDATEEEVKDSFLGQMQNLQNMDMDQLKEKASTTVTELKTKAEEKCSVM, from the exons ATGGCGTTCCTGATCAAGAGCATGATCGGCAACCCGTTGTCGGGGATCGGGCTGGGCGGCGGAggggacaaggaggaggaggccgcgcCCACCGACCCGGCCAAGGCGGCGGGCATGACCCGCGAGGAGTATGAGGAGTACCAGAaacaggtggtggaggagaa gatggagagagatgcagaCTTCCTGCATAAGAAGGCAGAGAGAGCCACACTGAGGGTTTGTCTACGAGATAAATACAGACTTCCAAAG AGCGAGCAGGACGACAACATGATCGAGATGGCGGGCGATGACGTGGACGTGCCCGAGGAGCTGCTCAAGATGGTGGACGAGGACGCCAcggaagaggaggtgaaggactCCTTCCTGGGCCAGATGCAGAACCTCCAGAACATGGACATGGACCAGCTGAAGGAGAAGGcctccaccaccgtcaccgAGCTCAAGACCAAGGCGGAGGAGAAGTGCTCTGTGATGTGA
- the lman1 gene encoding protein ERGIC-53 — MAVPIGKRLVAKSYLLISVLFITLKSIGCDNIVSGASTSDPEAPHRRFEYKYSFKGPHLSLTDGSIPFWIHSGNAIPSADQVRITPSLRSQKGSVWSKNMVLFESWEAVVTFRVSGRGRMGADGLGIWFTSQQGLDGPVYGAADKWNGIGIFFDSFDNDGKKNNPAIVVVGNNGKLVYDHQNDGTTQALGTCLRDFRNKPYPIRAKITYYKKSLTVMINNGFTPDKDDYEFCTKMDNIVIPKEGFFGISAATGGLADDHDVLSFLLFRLTEPGQQKPPAEAEIPKEEKDKYQEEFENFQQDLDKKKEEFQKEHPDVLGEPIEEQYESVNDREIRQVFEGQNRIHLEIKQLHRQLAMILDEQRRYVSVITDEVAKKGINAESGQPDAGGPQMSSVIATQQEVLKNLNDLRLSFQESLKQVGSVQHQGNAAGLGTYETVQHFNEIKEHLHSVKRDVDHLVQRSPPNPAEKMLKCPDFPPIPPCLSTLHFVVFVVIQSVLFFCYIMYKSQQEAAAKKFF, encoded by the exons ATGGCGGTGCCCATAGGAAAGCGACTTGTGGCAAAATCTTACCTATTGATATCAGTATTATTTATAACGTTAAAAAGTATCGGGTGTGATAACATTGTATCAGGGGCTTCGACGTCAGACCCAGAAGCACCCCACAGACGTTTTGAATACAAATACAGCTTCAAAGGACCGCATTTGTCCCTAACCGATGGCAGCATTCCGTTTTGGATACACAGTGGGA atGCTATTCCCAGTGCGGACCAGGTGCGGATCACCCCCTCGCTGAGGAGCCAGAAGGGCTCCGTGTGGAGCAAGAACATGGTCCTGTTTGAGAGCTGGGAGGCGGTGGTGACCTTCCGTGTCTCGGGCAGAGGACGGATGGGAGCCGACGGACTG GGGATATGGTTCACCTCGCAACAAGGCCTGGACGGCCCCGTGTACGGAGCGGCCGACAAGTGGAACGGAATCGGAATCTTCTTTGACTCGTTTGACAACGACGGAAAG AAAAACAACCCTGCTATTGTCGTTGTGGGAAACAATGGTAAACTTGTTTATGACCACCAAAA TGATGGCACAACCCAGGCTCTAGGAACATGCTTAAGAGACTTCCGGAACAAACCTTATCCCATCCGAGCCAAGATCACCTACTACAAGAAGTCGCTGACG GTGATGATCAACAACGGCTTCACCCCAGACAAGGACGACTATGAGTTCTGCACCAAGATGGACAACATTGTCATCCCTAAGGAGGGCTTCTTTGGGATCTCAGCGGCCACCGGTGGTCTAGCAG ATGACCATGATGTTTTGTCCTTTTTATTATTCAGACTAACGGAACCTGGACAGCAAAAG CCCCCAGCCGAGGCGGAGATCCCCAAAGAGGAGAAGGACAAGTACCAGGAGGAATTTGAGAACTTCCAGCAGGATCTCGACAAGAAGAAAGAGGAGTTCCAGAAGGAGCACCCGGACGTCCTAGGGGAGCCCA TCGAGGAGCAGTATGAGAGCGTGAACGACCGGGAGATCCGGCAGGTGTTCGAGGGGCAGAACCGCATCCACCTGGAGATCAAGCAGCTCCACCGGCAGCTGGCCATGATCCTGGACGAGCAGCGCCGCTACGTCTCCGTCATCACCGACGAGGTCGCCAAGAAGGGCATCAACGCAGAGTCCGGACAG CCAGATGCTGGCGGTCCCCAGATGAGCTCGGTCATCGCCACCCAACAGGAAGTGCTGAAAAACCTCAACGACCTCCG GCTTTCCTTCCAGGAGTCCCTGAAGCAAGTGGGCTCGGTCCAGCACCAGGGCAACGCCGCGGGCCTCGGGACGTACGAGACGGTGCAGCACTTCAACGAAATCAAGGAACACCTGCACTCGGTCAAGAGGGACGTGGATCACCTGGTGCAGCGCAGCCCGCCG AACCCTGCAGAGAAGATGTTGAAATGTCCAGACTTCCCCCCGATTCCGCCCTGTCTGTCCACGCTCCACTTCGTCGTCTTCGTGGTCATCCAGTCCGTCCTGTTCTTCTGCTACATCATGTACAA AAGTCAACAGGAAGCGGCAGCCAAGAAGTTCTTTTGA